The uncultured Methanomethylovorans sp. genome contains a region encoding:
- a CDS encoding HAD-IC family P-type ATPase, giving the protein MKKNIAVVFDSAGTLLRMYRVAKETATGNILEDVESTMLVAEKTGRALVVMHAEPHMLKNTEPSTVLWKFIADNDLKIDISCSSGPVSAQEAMKIINKEKVVVKDVIDVLSAVYKHCPERYYMAAALIVDKETQLIPYVLSTAGKLYSNTSKTIELLQCKGIDTYIASGDTMRSLKGIAEKLRIPLENVFEIATTEDKAKIVLDLKRKYNRVLMVGDGMNDIRALQVADIGIVTVQQGDKRPQKLLETADLVINDIIEVIEIVDSLNTADHMKEQGTVFYC; this is encoded by the coding sequence ATGAAAAAAAACATAGCAGTGGTTTTCGATAGCGCAGGAACACTGCTGCGTATGTACCGTGTCGCAAAAGAAACAGCAACTGGAAACATTCTAGAAGATGTGGAAAGTACCATGCTGGTTGCAGAAAAAACGGGAAGGGCTCTTGTAGTGATGCATGCAGAACCGCATATGCTGAAAAATACAGAGCCTTCAACAGTTTTGTGGAAGTTCATTGCTGATAATGACCTAAAAATTGACATCAGCTGCTCAAGTGGACCAGTAAGTGCACAGGAAGCTATGAAAATAATCAATAAAGAAAAAGTTGTAGTAAAAGATGTGATAGACGTGCTATCTGCAGTATATAAACATTGCCCTGAGAGATACTACATGGCTGCAGCTCTGATAGTAGACAAGGAAACGCAACTTATTCCTTATGTTCTTAGTACTGCAGGAAAATTGTACTCAAATACAAGTAAAACTATTGAACTCTTGCAATGCAAAGGAATTGATACGTACATAGCTTCTGGAGATACTATGCGTTCACTGAAAGGAATAGCTGAAAAACTCCGAATCCCACTTGAAAATGTCTTTGAGATTGCAACTACTGAAGACAAAGCAAAAATAGTGCTTGACCTCAAAAGAAAATATAATAGAGTACTGATGGTAGGAGATGGAATGAACGATATCCGGGCTCTACAAGTTGCAGATATAGGTATCGTTACAGTGCAGCAAGGTGATAAAAGACCACAAAAGTTACTGGAAACTGCTGACCTGGTTATAAATGATATAATCGAGGTAATAGAGATTGTGGATTCATTAAATACTGCAGACCACATGAAAGAGCAGGGGACAGTTTTTTATTGTTAA